The proteins below are encoded in one region of Synchiropus splendidus isolate RoL2022-P1 chromosome 13, RoL_Sspl_1.0, whole genome shotgun sequence:
- the LOC128769101 gene encoding tubulin beta-2A chain, translating into MREIVHIQAGQCGNQIGAKFWEVISDEHGIDPTGSYQGDSDLQLERINVYYNEASGDKYVPRAILVDLEPGTMDSVRSGPFGQLFRPDNFVFGQSGAGNNWAKGHYTEGAELVDSVLDVVRKESENCDCLQGFQLTHSLGGGTGSGMGTLLISKIREEYPDRIMNTFSVMPSPKVSDTVVEPYNATLSVHQLVENTDETFSIDNEALYDICFRTLKLTTPTYGDLNHLVSATMSGVTTCLRFPGQLNADLRKLAVNMVPFPRLHFFMPGFAPLTSRGSQQYRALSVPELTQQMFDAKNMMAACDPRHGRYLTVAAIFRGRMSMKEVDEQMLSVQNKNSSYFVEWIPNNVKTAVCDIPPRGLKMSATFIGNSTAIQELFRRISEQFTAMFRRKAFLHWYTGEGMDEMEFTEAESNMNDLVSEYQQYQDATADEMGEYEEDEMEDEDDIRH; encoded by the exons ATGAGGGAGATCGTCCACATCCAGGCGGGTCAGTGCGGGAACCAGATCGGAGCCAAG TTCTGGGAGGTGATCAGTGACGAGCACGGCATCGACCCCACCGGGAGCTACCAAGGTGACAGTGACCTGCAGCTGGAGCGCATCAACGTCTACTACAATGAAGCTTCCG GCGACAAATATGTCCCTCGTGCCATCCTGGTGGACCTGGAGCCCGGAACCATGGACTCTGTCCGCTCCGGCCCGTTTGGTCAGCTGTTCAGACCCGACAACTTTGTCTTTG GTCAAAGTGGAGCAGGAAACAACTGGGCCAAGGGTCACTACACGGAAGGCGCCGAGCTGGTGGACTCGGTCCTGGACGTGGTGAGGAAGGAGTCGGAGAACTGCGACTGCCTCCAGGGCTTCCAGCTCACCCACTCCCTGGGCGGCGGCACGGGCTCCGGCATGGGCACGCTGCTCATCAGCAAGATCCGCGAGGAGTACCCGGACCGTATCATGAACACCTTCAGCGTCATGCCGTCGCCCAAGGTGTCGGACACGGTGGTGGAGCCGTACAACGCCACGCTGTCTGTGCACCAGCTGGTGGAGAACACGGACGAGACCTTCAGCATCGATAATGAAGCTCTGTACGACATCTGCTTCCGCACGCTGAAGCTGACCACCCCCACCTACGGGGACCTCAACCACCTGGTGTCGGCCACCATGAGCGGAGTGACCACCTGCCTGCGCTTCCCGGGACAGCTGAACGCGGATCTCCGGAAGCTGGCGGTCAACATGGTGCCCTTCCCTCGGCTGCATTTCTTCATGCCGGGGTTCGCCCCGctcaccagcagggggagccagCAGTACCGCGCCCTCTCCGTGCCGGAGCTCACCCAGCAGATGTTCGACGCCAAGAACATGATGGCCGCCTGCGACCCCCGCCACGGCCGCTACCTCACCGTGGCCGCCATCTTCCGCGGACGCATGTCCATGAAGGAGGTGGACGAGCAGATGCTGAGCGTGCAGAACAAGAACAGCAGCTACTTCGTGGAGTGGATCCCCAACAACGTCAAGACGGCCGTGTGCGACATCCCGCCCAGGGGGTTGAAGATGTCCGCCACCTTCATCGGCAACAGCACGGCCATCCAGGAGCTCTTCCGCAGGATCTCGGAGCAGTTCACCGCCATGTTCCGCCGCAAGGCCTTCCTGCACTGGTACACCGGAGAGGGGATGGATGAGATGGAGTTCACCGAGGCCGAGAGCAACATGAACGACCTGGTGTCCGAGTACCAGCAGTATCAAGACGCCACGGCCGACGAGATGGGCGAGTACGAGGAGGACGAAATGGAGGACGAGGACGACATCCGCCACTGA
- the LOC128769099 gene encoding desmoglein-2-like protein produces the protein MLLKCALLALLAIHLSLVPVEARGNREVLQRQKREWISAPRKLKENHDYSGLESIARIRSDQENFTRIVYSLRGPGVNEPPVGVFGVDSKTGYVKIYSVLDREYIEYYHLIGSAKYEDGRPAEKDIDLKITVLDENDNPPVIRVNQVGSVHESSRAGTVVMRVNVTDADKENTINSKIYYSIEGSSAAFFQINSQTGEIMVRQSTLDRETQDTYKVMVRAADLNGQSGGNTVTGEVVIKLLDINDNVPYLEKESYEGKVEENTVNMEVMRIQALDKDLIHTDNWLAVYRIVSGNEGGYFTITTDKETNEGVITITKALDYEEIKELNLGIVVANKAAYSHTISGSTTSKTYPVKINVVNQKEGPRFQPSVKVVTISEDSSSVSINKVITTYTAIDSDTQQTATNVIYAKYRDEDNWLIVDKNTAEIKLNKMPDRESTFLINGTYYAEIICITQDSTSKTATGTIAIQVEDFNDHCPQLTATTKTMCFEDNVVFVTAVDGDDFPNSAPFDFQVIPDGSTGKWTVEHYNDTTAILRDQASLWPGIYKVQLLVKDQQGKSCTDLQVMDVVVCTCHETTKTCLARNRKTSEFGAPGILLMLLGFLLLLLLPLLLLFCLCGATSGDFKPIPIDTKQHLISYHTESQGEDKEVPLLHGNVGKITTKNVDTLHAGGMVDTSRWGAAGHADGRYSHNVDMETMERTGHYYKSGFTENLDYMDGGVMTWQHSSGYSGGVFDGMALSRDFLGSYYLSKSEHASQQTQLTDNLEIFDYEGEGSLAGSVGCCSLLDPDDNLDFLNDLGPKFKTLAQICQGSTIVTESVKTKVSVPPPRPVSPVKPPSSHTHVHTHTETHTNRDRINTSGLSTSTLSRVQVQDNVVIPSQTVLVQQPAMYYAATPMYVVESNPQMMLVTGGAQQAVGQVAQVGLSQGLVQVGGIPSSQGVVLVDRQAGMSGVVGQGSHGRSHGTKSRQVLVVENGSSTGGRHVERGYIETGSLQPGHTLQGRTVSRSSRGTLGSAGSHEDFTASAAPRAQASQRVVVQHKKVSVTERADSSSRA, from the exons CTTGTTCCTGTCGAGGCACGAGGGAATCGCGAGGTGctgcagagacagaagaggGAGTGGATCTCTGCCCCCCGAAAACTGAAGGAGAACCATGACTACTCAGGCTTGGAAAGCATCGCCAGG ATTCGCTCCGATCAGGAGAACTTCACCAGGATTGTGTACTCGCTGCGAGGGCCCGGGGTCAACGAGCCTCCCGTCGGCGTGTTTGGTGTCGACTCTAAAACTGGCTACGTGAAGATCTACTCCGTCTTGGACCGAGAATATATCGAGTACTATCAT CTGATCGGGAGTGCAAAATACGAGGACGGACGTCCGGCTGAAAAGGATATCGACCTCAAGATCACTGTCCTGGATGAGAACGACAATCCTCCAGTGATCAGAGTGAATCAAGTGGGATCCGTGCACGAGTCCAGTCGAGCAG GGACCGTCGTCATGAGGGTGAACGTGACAGACGCCGATAAAGAAAACACCATCAACTCGAAGATCTACTACAGTATTGAGGGAAGTTCAGCCGCCTTCTTCCAGATCAACTCTCAGACCGGTGAAATCATGGTGAGGCAGAGCACGCTCGATCGAGAG ACACAAGATACGTACAAGGTGATGGTCAGAGCAGCAGACCTGAACGGACAGTCTGGAGGAAACACTGTGACAGGGGAAGTGGTGATCAAACTTCTGGACATTAATGACAACGTTCCTTACCTGGAGAAAGAATCG tatgaagggaaggtggaggagaacacGGTGAacatggaggtgatgaggatCCAAGCGTTGGACAAGGATCTGATCCACACCGACAACTGGCTGGCCGTCTATCGGATCGTCTCCGGGAACGAAGGGGGCTACTTCACCATCACCACCGACAAAGAGACCAACGAGGGTGTCATCACGATCACGAAG GCGCTGGACTACGAGGAAATAAAGGAGCTCAACCTGGGGATCGTGGTGGCCAACAAGGCGGCGTACAGCCACACCATCTCTGGCTCCACCACCTCGAAAACCTACCCGGTGAAAATCAACGTGGTCAACCAGAAGGAGGGGCCTCGTTTCCAGCCCAGCGTCAAAGTGGTGACCATCTCCGAGGACTCGTCCTCAGTTTCCATCAATAAGGTCATCACCACGTACACGGCCATCGACAGTGACACTCAGCAGACGGCCACCAACGTCAT atACGCCAAATACCGGGACGAAGACAACTGGTTAATCGTGGACAAAAACACGGCAGAAATTAAGCTGAACAAAATGCCTGACCGAGAGTCCAcgttcctgataaatggaacgTACTACGCTGAAATCATTTGCATCACGCAAG ACTCCACATCCAAGACGGCCACCGGGACCATCGCCATCCAGGTGGAGGACTTCAACGATCACTGCCCCCAGTTGACCGCCACGACCAAGACCATGTGCTTTGAGGACAACGTGGTCTTCGTCACTGCTGTAGACGGGGATGACTTCCCTAATTCGGCACCCTTCGATTTCCAGGTCATTCCGGACGGAAGCACCGGGAAGTGGACAGTAGAGCATTATAACG ACACAACGGCCATCTTGAGAGACCAAGCGAGCCTCTGGCCAGGCATTTACAAGGTGCAGTTGTTGGTGAAAGACCAGCAGGGGAAGTCGTGCACTGACCTGCAGGTGATGGACGTGGTGGTCTGCACTTGCCACGAAACCACCAAAACCTGTTTGGCCCGCAACAGAAAGACGTCAGAATTCGGCGCTCCTGGTattctgctgatgctgctgggaTTCCTGCTCCTGCTTT TGTTGCCCCTCTTGCTGCTGTTCTGTCTGTGTGGAgccacttcaggagactttaaGCCCATTCCCATTGACACGAAGCAGCACCTGATCTCCTACCACACGGAAAGTCAAGGAGAAGACAAG GAGGTGCCCCTGCTTCATGGCAACGTTGGCAAAATAACCACCAAAAACGTCGACACTTTACATGCGGGGGGCATGGTGGACACAAGCCGTTGGGGTGCAGCCGGACACGCTGATGGACGTTACTCTCACAACGTTGACATGGAAACCATGGAGAGAACGGGGCATTATTACAAATCCGGATTCACTGAGAACCTGGACTACATGGATGGAGGGGTGATGACTTGGCAGCACAGCAGTGGATACAGTGGCGGGGTCTTCGACGGAATGGCGCTGTCACGTGATTTCCTGGGAAGCTATTATCTCAGC AAATCTGAGCACGCAAGTCAGCAGACCCAGCTGACGGACAACTTGGAGATCTTCGACTACGAAGGCGAAGGGTCCCTGGCAGGCTCCGTCGGCTGCTGCAGCCTCCTCGACCCTGACGACAACCTGGACTTCCTGAATGACCTGGGGCCTAAATTCAAAACCCTCGCCCAAATTTGCCAAGGATCCACCATTGTGACGGAGTCCGTCAAAACGAAGGTCTCTGTTCCTCCGCCTCGGCCGGTGTCGCCGGTGAAGCCGCCGTCCAGCCACACCCACGTGCACACTCACACGGAAACCCACACCAACCGGGACCGGATCAACACCTCGGGACTATCCACCTCTACCTTGTCGAGGGTACAAGTTCAGGACAATGTTGTGATTCCGAGTCAGACGGTTCTTGTTCAGCAACCCGCCATGTACTACGCGGCCACACCCATGTATGTGGTCGAGTCCAATCCCCAGATGATGCTTGTCACAGGAGGTGCTCAGCAGGCGGTCGGTCAGGTGGCCCAGGTCGGCTTATCGCAAGGCCTGGTCCAAGTGGGCGGCATCCCAAGCTCTCAGGGCGTCGTACTCGTTGATAGACAGGCTGGAATGAGTGGAGTCGTCGGTCAAGGATCGCACGGTCGCTCACACGGTACCAAGTCCAGACAAGTCTTAGTGGTGGAGAACGGCTCCTCCACGGGTGGGAGACATGTTGAGAGGGGTTATATTGAGACAGGGTCTCTGCAGCCCGGCCATACGCTGCAGGGCCGAACTGTTTCCCGCAGTTCACGCGGTACACTGGGTTCAGCGGGATCACACGAGGACTTCACCGCGTCGGCCGCACCCAGAGCGCAGGCCAGCCAGAGGGTTGTCGTGCAGCACAAGAAGGTGTCAGTCACCGAAAGAGCCGATTCCAGTTCCAGAGCGTAG